The Aggregatilinea lenta genome includes a region encoding these proteins:
- the rfbC gene encoding dTDP-4-dehydrorhamnose 3,5-epimerase, with the protein MPFEIESVHLDEIKVIVPRTFPDQRGFFMESYRKDAFAALGIPYEFVQDNHSRSVRGVVRGLHFQWDRPLAKLMRVTIGSVFLVAVDIRKGSPTLGQWYGCEVSDENKRMIWAPPGFARGFCVLSDVAELQYKCTALYNPKGEGGIRWNDPAIGIEWPVEAPILSGKDADAPTLDEWLQTGAADVLAYDCDPLAAARFTL; encoded by the coding sequence GTGCCGTTTGAAATTGAAAGCGTCCACCTGGACGAGATCAAAGTCATTGTGCCGCGCACGTTTCCCGATCAGCGCGGGTTCTTCATGGAGTCGTACCGCAAGGACGCGTTCGCGGCGCTGGGCATCCCGTACGAGTTCGTGCAGGACAACCATTCGCGCTCGGTGCGGGGCGTGGTGCGCGGGTTGCACTTCCAGTGGGACCGCCCCCTGGCGAAGCTGATGCGCGTCACGATCGGCAGCGTGTTTCTGGTCGCGGTGGACATCCGCAAGGGATCGCCCACGCTCGGCCAGTGGTACGGCTGCGAGGTCAGCGACGAGAACAAGCGCATGATCTGGGCCCCGCCCGGCTTCGCGCGCGGGTTCTGCGTGCTGTCCGACGTGGCCGAGCTACAATATAAGTGCACGGCGCTCTATAACCCCAAGGGTGAGGGTGGCATCCGTTGGAACGACCCGGCGATCGGCATCGAGTGGCCGGTTGAAGCGCCGATCCTGTCCGGCAAAGACGCCGACGCACCCACGCTGGACGAATGGCTCCAGACCGGCGCCGCCGACGTGCTGGCCTACGATTGCGATCCGCTCGCGGCGGCGCGCTTCACATTATGA
- a CDS encoding phosphoribosyltransferase: protein MELRFRDRGEAGRMLASRLAVYSGRSDVFILALPRGGVPVAYEVARVLHAPLDVFVVRKLGLPGNSELAFGAIASGDVQVFNDDIVFGASLPDAMIKRVAAREQSELGRREHLYRGDRPYPDLRHKTVILVDDGLATGASMRAAVRAVRQHDPAKVVVAVPTASVQTCDALRGEADEVICAMTPDPFSAVGLWYEDFTQVSDSQVRRLLRQASDAQAGV, encoded by the coding sequence ATGGAACTGCGATTTCGCGATCGGGGGGAGGCAGGACGGATGCTCGCATCACGTCTTGCCGTCTATTCCGGTCGAAGCGATGTATTTATTCTGGCGTTGCCACGCGGCGGCGTGCCGGTTGCCTATGAAGTGGCGCGCGTGCTGCATGCGCCACTGGACGTGTTTGTCGTGCGCAAGCTGGGCCTGCCGGGCAACTCGGAGCTGGCCTTCGGCGCGATCGCGTCGGGCGACGTGCAGGTGTTCAACGACGATATCGTGTTTGGCGCGAGCCTGCCGGACGCGATGATCAAGCGCGTTGCGGCGCGGGAACAGAGTGAGCTGGGCCGCCGCGAGCATCTCTATCGCGGTGACCGGCCCTATCCCGATCTGCGCCACAAGACGGTGATCCTGGTGGACGACGGCCTGGCGACCGGGGCGTCGATGCGGGCGGCGGTGCGCGCCGTGCGCCAGCACGATCCCGCGAAGGTCGTGGTCGCCGTGCCGACCGCGTCGGTGCAGACGTGTGACGCTTTGCGCGGCGAGGCGGATGAAGTGATTTGCGCCATGACGCCCGATCCGTTTTCGGCGGTTGGGCTGTGGTACGAGGACTTCACGCAGGTGAGCGATTCTCAGGTGCGCCGCCTGCTGCGTCAGGCCAGCGACGCACAGGCGGGAGTTTAA
- a CDS encoding metal-sensitive transcriptional regulator: protein MDDTTRADAIHRLKSVSGHINGIVRMLEDERYCIDVIKQIQAAQTALSRVSENILDSHLHTCVTTAMRGDDPDDRERVLGEITEVFRQTNKP, encoded by the coding sequence ATGGACGACACCACCCGCGCCGATGCGATTCACCGCCTCAAGAGTGTTTCGGGGCACATCAACGGCATCGTACGAATGCTCGAAGACGAGCGTTACTGCATCGATGTGATCAAGCAGATCCAGGCGGCCCAAACGGCGCTGTCGCGCGTGAGCGAAAACATCCTCGATTCGCACCTGCATACGTGCGTCACGACCGCCATGCGCGGCGACGATCCCGACGACCGCGAGCGCGTCCTGGGCGAAATCACCGAGGTGTTCCGCCAGACCAACAAGCCCTGA
- a CDS encoding heavy-metal-associated domain-containing protein, producing MSSKTFEVPNISCGHCVMTIKNEVSDLAGVQRVEADKDTRTVTVEWDNPATWEQINDLLVEINYPPAAN from the coding sequence ATGTCCAGCAAGACCTTTGAAGTCCCCAACATTTCCTGCGGTCACTGCGTCATGACCATCAAGAACGAAGTCAGCGATCTGGCGGGCGTGCAGCGCGTCGAGGCCGACAAGGACACCCGCACGGTGACCGTCGAGTGGGACAATCCGGCGACCTGGGAGCAGATCAACGACCTGCTGGTCGAGATCAACTATCCCCCGGCGGCGAACTAA
- a CDS encoding dihydroorotate dehydrogenase-like protein — MANLSTTYMGIELKNPLIVAASSISNQVDRVKRAEEYGAGALVIRSIFEEQIHADGMTMQDFMERLANISPEIQSSFYPPVEHGGPREHMMWVEKTRRAVSMPIFASLNAVNPGAWVEYAKQLEETGIDGLEVNYYTVNADINRTGNDMEKALYDIVSGVKDAVKIPVAVKLGAAYTSIANVISELDKRGANAVVLFNRFLQPDIDIDTEELTNHMTYSHPEEMRMPLRWVALLYGRIKLDMALNTGVHSGRDIARAMLAGATTVQVASALLENGLPYISTMLMDLQGWMSEKGYDSVDEFRGNLSQQNVEDPFGFERAQYMKLLLAQE; from the coding sequence ATGGCGAATCTCTCGACGACGTATATGGGGATTGAACTCAAAAATCCCTTGATTGTGGCCGCCAGTTCGATTTCGAATCAGGTGGATAGAGTGAAACGCGCCGAAGAATATGGTGCAGGCGCACTTGTGATTCGCTCGATCTTCGAAGAGCAGATCCATGCCGACGGCATGACCATGCAGGACTTTATGGAGCGCCTGGCGAACATCTCGCCGGAGATCCAGTCCTCGTTTTATCCGCCCGTGGAACACGGCGGCCCGCGCGAGCATATGATGTGGGTGGAAAAGACCCGCCGCGCCGTCAGCATGCCGATCTTCGCCAGTCTGAACGCCGTGAATCCCGGCGCGTGGGTTGAATATGCCAAGCAGCTTGAAGAAACCGGCATCGACGGTCTGGAAGTCAACTACTACACCGTCAACGCCGATATCAACCGCACCGGCAACGACATGGAAAAGGCGCTGTACGACATCGTCTCCGGCGTGAAAGACGCGGTGAAGATTCCCGTGGCGGTCAAGTTGGGCGCGGCCTACACCTCGATTGCGAACGTGATCAGCGAGCTGGACAAGCGCGGCGCCAATGCGGTGGTGCTGTTCAACCGCTTCCTGCAGCCGGACATCGACATCGATACGGAAGAACTGACCAACCACATGACTTACAGCCATCCCGAAGAGATGCGTATGCCGCTGCGCTGGGTGGCCCTGCTGTATGGCCGCATCAAGCTCGACATGGCGCTGAACACGGGCGTGCACTCCGGGCGCGACATTGCCCGCGCGATGCTGGCCGGCGCGACGACCGTCCAGGTGGCGTCGGCGCTGCTGGAAAACGGCCTGCCCTACATCTCCACGATGCTGATGGACCTGCAGGGCTGGATGAGCGAGAAGGGCTACGACTCGGTGGATGAGTTCCGTGGCAACCTCAGCCAGCAGAACGTCGAGGACCCGTTCGGCTTCGAGCGCGCGCAGTACATGAAGCTGCTGCTCGCGCAGGAATAA
- a CDS encoding uracil-DNA glycosylase: protein MTETRIQQLGKIAAELRAFKESPLYEYRVENDYLPVIGTGSPDAAIMIIGEAPGEHEAETGQPFVGAAGRVLDELLASIGLQREDVYITNIVKDRPPKNRDPRTVEVELYAPFLERQIAIIQPKVIATLGRFSMEFILDLLDMPELGQKIGELHGKQLEGKADYGTVTVVPLYHPASGFYNRSLRAAMDEDIRALAPFAG, encoded by the coding sequence ATGACCGAAACACGCATTCAACAACTGGGAAAAATCGCCGCTGAGCTGCGCGCGTTCAAAGAATCGCCCCTCTACGAATACCGGGTCGAAAACGACTATTTGCCGGTTATCGGCACGGGCAGCCCCGACGCCGCGATCATGATCATCGGCGAAGCGCCCGGCGAGCACGAAGCCGAAACCGGCCAACCGTTCGTCGGCGCGGCAGGACGTGTGCTGGACGAGCTGCTGGCGTCCATCGGCCTGCAGCGCGAGGACGTCTATATCACCAACATCGTGAAGGACCGCCCGCCCAAAAATCGCGATCCGCGCACGGTCGAGGTCGAGCTGTACGCACCGTTCCTCGAACGCCAGATCGCTATCATCCAGCCCAAAGTGATCGCCACCTTGGGGCGCTTCTCGATGGAGTTCATCCTCGACTTGTTGGACATGCCGGAACTGGGGCAGAAAATCGGTGAGCTGCACGGCAAGCAGTTGGAGGGCAAGGCCGACTACGGCACGGTTACGGTGGTGCCGCTCTATCACCCGGCATCGGGCTTTTATAACCGCAGCCTGCGTGCCGCGATGGATGAGGACATCCGCGCGCTGGCGCCGTTCGCCGGCTAG
- a CDS encoding diaminopropionate ammonia-lyase encodes MQYNDDPHFPVHWIANPRAAAFTSSAALDSVIPPGISQAARSFHRQIPGYRMSPLKSLSNLAQMLNLGGIWVKDESVRLTLNSFKVLGGSFAIYNFVRQRLDMEDVDLSFADLTSDAMRERLGEITFAAATDGNHGRGVAWAARALGYRAVIYVHKTTSQARINAIKTNGGEVRIVDGTYDDAVRQVESDARANGWQVISDTSWEGYQDVPRWVMQGYTTMLVEAQEQFAAQGIIKPTHLFVQAGVGALAASVIGFYAQLFGPEKPISVVVEPRTAACCYRSAEAGDGTPRSFPGDLDTMMAGLACGDPSPIAWDILWDCADMFMECPEYVAAKGMRVYGVPLSGDPFIISGESGAVSLGALMFIMEREELREVREQLKLDRHSHVLLINSEGNTDPNHFRRIVWDGAEPVPSEYKEYH; translated from the coding sequence ATGCAATACAACGACGACCCGCATTTTCCCGTCCACTGGATCGCCAATCCGCGCGCGGCGGCCTTCACGTCCAGCGCGGCACTCGACAGCGTGATTCCGCCCGGCATCAGCCAGGCCGCGCGCAGTTTTCACCGCCAGATCCCCGGCTATCGCATGAGTCCCCTCAAGAGCCTGTCCAATCTGGCGCAGATGCTGAACCTCGGCGGGATCTGGGTGAAGGACGAATCGGTCCGGCTGACGCTCAACTCGTTCAAGGTACTGGGCGGCTCGTTTGCGATCTATAACTTCGTGCGCCAGCGCCTGGACATGGAAGATGTCGATCTCTCGTTTGCCGACCTGACCTCGGACGCAATGCGCGAGCGTCTGGGCGAGATCACCTTCGCCGCCGCCACGGACGGCAATCACGGGCGCGGCGTCGCCTGGGCCGCGCGGGCGCTCGGCTATCGAGCCGTGATCTACGTGCACAAGACCACCAGCCAGGCACGCATCAATGCCATCAAAACCAACGGCGGGGAAGTGCGCATCGTGGACGGAACCTATGACGACGCCGTGCGCCAGGTCGAGAGCGACGCGCGCGCCAACGGCTGGCAGGTGATCTCGGATACGTCATGGGAAGGTTACCAGGACGTGCCGCGCTGGGTGATGCAGGGCTACACCACCATGCTGGTCGAGGCGCAGGAACAGTTCGCCGCGCAGGGCATCATCAAGCCGACACACCTCTTCGTGCAAGCAGGCGTCGGCGCGCTGGCCGCGTCGGTGATCGGGTTCTACGCGCAGTTGTTCGGCCCGGAGAAGCCCATCTCGGTCGTGGTCGAGCCGCGCACCGCCGCGTGCTGCTACCGCTCCGCCGAGGCGGGCGACGGCACGCCGCGCAGCTTCCCCGGCGACCTGGACACGATGATGGCCGGGTTAGCCTGCGGCGACCCCAGCCCCATTGCGTGGGACATCTTGTGGGACTGTGCCGACATGTTCATGGAATGCCCGGAATACGTCGCCGCGAAGGGCATGCGCGTCTACGGCGTGCCGCTGTCGGGCGATCCGTTCATTATCTCTGGCGAATCGGGCGCGGTGTCGCTCGGCGCGCTGATGTTCATCATGGAGCGCGAAGAGCTGCGCGAGGTTCGCGAGCAGTTGAAGCTTGACCGCCACTCACACGTGCTGCTGATCAATTCCGAGGGTAACACCGACCCGAACCACTTCCGCCGTATCGTATGGGATGGCGCGGAGCCAGTTCCAAGCGAGTACAAGGAATATCACTAG
- a CDS encoding MFS transporter, translating into MENHRRPMPDALRGPARNTFIFVLVTMFLNAVGFGLLNPVAPFLVSDYVTNPADKGLMVGWMISLYAICQFLAAPGLGALSDRMGRRTILLICLAGSAVGYLITGIGGALWVLFLGRIIDGLTGGNVGVIYATVADVTSPRERSKYFGWLGAAGGIGFILGPAIGGLASGLGHTAPLYVAALVTFGNLILGVLYMPETLPPEKRAQQVSLARLNPFGVLGKVLAIPQLRWLLAAWFLYNLPFAALQANLGLYAIDTLGWDSAGTSSIYVVVGLMNITTQGLLLGWLHRRFGDKRVVMGGMLLQIVGYMVIASVLVAKTSVVLYLGILFFSSGNGLIIPSMNGLFSRAATAQSQGQVQGGGQSVQSLARIGGPLMGGESYDRFGHAAPYLSGVALVLAALATVSTAIPARELEPVPAGAD; encoded by the coding sequence ATGGAGAATCACCGCCGTCCCATGCCGGACGCGCTGCGCGGTCCGGCACGCAACACGTTTATCTTCGTCCTGGTGACGATGTTTCTTAATGCGGTCGGCTTCGGGCTGCTGAACCCGGTCGCGCCGTTTTTGGTCTCCGACTATGTGACGAATCCAGCCGACAAGGGCCTGATGGTCGGCTGGATGATCTCGCTTTACGCCATCTGCCAGTTTCTGGCCGCGCCCGGTTTGGGCGCATTGAGCGACCGCATGGGCCGCCGCACGATCCTGTTGATCTGCCTGGCGGGATCGGCGGTGGGCTACCTGATCACGGGCATCGGCGGGGCGCTGTGGGTGCTGTTCCTGGGGCGCATCATCGATGGGCTGACGGGCGGCAACGTGGGAGTCATTTACGCCACCGTCGCGGACGTTACGTCGCCGCGCGAGCGCAGCAAATACTTCGGCTGGTTGGGCGCGGCGGGCGGCATCGGCTTCATCCTGGGACCGGCCATCGGCGGGCTGGCGTCCGGCCTGGGGCATACTGCTCCGCTGTACGTGGCGGCGCTGGTGACCTTTGGCAACCTGATCCTGGGCGTGCTTTACATGCCAGAGACGCTGCCGCCTGAAAAGCGCGCGCAGCAAGTCAGCCTGGCGCGGCTCAATCCGTTCGGCGTACTGGGCAAGGTGCTGGCGATCCCGCAGCTGCGCTGGCTGCTGGCGGCGTGGTTCCTGTATAACCTGCCGTTCGCGGCGCTGCAAGCCAATCTCGGGCTGTATGCCATCGACACGTTGGGCTGGGATTCCGCCGGGACCAGCTCGATTTACGTCGTGGTGGGCCTGATGAACATCACGACGCAGGGGCTGCTGTTAGGGTGGCTGCACCGCCGCTTTGGCGACAAGCGCGTGGTGATGGGCGGGATGCTGCTGCAGATCGTGGGCTATATGGTGATCGCGTCGGTGCTGGTGGCGAAGACGTCCGTCGTGCTCTACCTGGGCATCCTGTTCTTTTCGTCGGGCAACGGGCTGATTATCCCCTCGATGAACGGCCTGTTCTCGCGCGCCGCGACCGCGCAATCACAGGGACAGGTTCAGGGTGGCGGCCAGTCGGTGCAGTCGCTGGCGCGCATCGGCGGGCCGCTGATGGGCGGCGAATCGTACGACCGTTTCGGCCATGCCGCGCCGTACCTGTCCGGTGTGGCGCTGGTGCTGGCGGCGCTCGCCACGGTCAGCACTGCGATCCCCGCACGAGAACTGGAACCCGTTCCGGCGGGAGCGGACTGA
- a CDS encoding aldo/keto reductase translates to MSQRGCATPDATAAYARRMGGRTAEGHFRLTSDSLTVSGLGMGTLVGEPDDATDAAYQAAVERALAGGCNVIDTAINARHQRSERAVGQGLRAAIKRGDVKREEVVIATKGGFVPFDGAPPTDSRKWVYDRFIETGLAHPNDFAANYHHCLAPGFLDEMIALSRRNLDVDTIDVYCLHNPETQALTNTHDTFRRRMLDAFETLEAAVERGEIAAYGVSTWSALRVSPNAPDFLSLAELMSLAFEVAGEQNHFCYVQMPYNLMMTEAYSFTTQQVGEEFLNPIEAANQLGLTVMTGATLKQGLLATPFMADLSPYFPNVETDAQRAIQFARSTPGVTTALVGMRTAAHVDENLAVAQIPPTAPDVINSLFGGGD, encoded by the coding sequence ATGAGCCAACGCGGATGTGCCACGCCGGACGCAACTGCCGCTTACGCACGGCGTATGGGCGGTCGCACGGCGGAGGGGCACTTCCGGCTGACCAGCGACAGTCTGACCGTCTCCGGACTGGGGATGGGCACGCTCGTGGGCGAGCCAGACGACGCGACCGATGCCGCCTATCAGGCCGCCGTGGAACGCGCGCTGGCAGGGGGCTGCAACGTTATTGATACGGCGATCAACGCGCGCCACCAGCGCAGCGAGCGCGCGGTCGGGCAGGGGCTGCGCGCGGCGATCAAACGCGGCGATGTGAAGCGCGAGGAGGTGGTGATCGCCACCAAAGGCGGCTTCGTGCCCTTCGACGGCGCACCGCCCACCGACTCGCGCAAGTGGGTCTACGACCGGTTCATCGAAACCGGTCTGGCGCATCCCAACGACTTCGCAGCCAACTACCATCACTGTCTCGCGCCCGGCTTTCTGGACGAGATGATCGCGCTCAGCCGCCGCAACCTGGACGTGGACACCATCGACGTCTACTGCCTGCACAACCCCGAAACGCAGGCGCTTACCAACACGCACGACACTTTCCGCCGCCGCATGCTCGACGCCTTCGAGACGCTCGAAGCGGCAGTCGAGCGCGGCGAGATCGCGGCCTACGGCGTCTCCACCTGGAGTGCACTGCGCGTGTCGCCCAACGCGCCGGATTTCCTGTCGCTGGCGGAGCTGATGAGCCTCGCATTCGAGGTTGCGGGGGAGCAGAATCACTTCTGCTACGTGCAGATGCCGTACAACCTGATGATGACCGAGGCGTATTCCTTCACCACGCAGCAGGTGGGCGAGGAGTTCTTGAATCCCATCGAGGCCGCCAACCAGCTCGGCCTGACGGTGATGACCGGCGCGACGCTCAAGCAGGGGCTGCTGGCAACGCCGTTCATGGCGGACCTGTCGCCCTATTTCCCGAACGTCGAGACGGACGCCCAGCGCGCGATTCAGTTCGCCCGCTCGACACCCGGCGTCACCACGGCGCTGGTCGGCATGCGCACCGCCGCGCACGTAGACGAAAACCTTGCCGTCGCGCAGATCCCCCCGACCGCCCCGGACGTGATCAACAGCCTGTTCGGCGGCGGGGATTAG
- a CDS encoding proline dehydrogenase family protein: MLRSLLLYLAQATWAKSWVMRLGIAQRTAYRFVAGDTLDDAMIVVRNLNQKGMDVTLDYLGESVFDEASAREAADAYVTMLDCIAAEDVNATASLKLTQLGLGVSEALCLDNLRRILTCARGHGNHITIDMEGSDTTDATLDVFRTLRAEGFDNVGIVIQAYLYRSDADLRALAAEGSFVRLCKGAYKEPPDRAFAEKTDVDANYVHLTQQFLSAAHCEQGAYLGIATHDEAMIRAAQAHIRAQSIPSTCFEFQMLYGIRARLQQQIRDDGYRIRLYVPYGTQWYPYFMRRLAERPANVWFILSNFFRR; this comes from the coding sequence ATGCTGCGTTCGCTGCTTCTTTATCTGGCTCAAGCCACGTGGGCCAAATCCTGGGTGATGCGGTTGGGCATCGCTCAGCGCACCGCCTATCGCTTCGTGGCGGGGGACACCCTCGACGACGCGATGATCGTCGTGCGGAACCTCAACCAAAAGGGGATGGATGTCACGCTCGACTACCTGGGCGAAAGCGTCTTCGACGAGGCCAGCGCCCGTGAAGCCGCTGATGCCTACGTCACGATGTTGGATTGCATCGCCGCCGAGGACGTCAACGCGACGGCCTCGCTCAAGCTGACGCAGCTCGGTCTGGGCGTCAGCGAGGCGCTGTGCCTGGACAACCTGCGGCGCATCCTGACCTGCGCGCGCGGGCATGGCAACCACATCACGATCGACATGGAAGGCTCCGACACGACCGACGCGACGCTGGACGTCTTCCGCACGCTGCGCGCCGAGGGCTTCGACAACGTGGGCATCGTGATCCAGGCGTACCTGTACCGCAGCGACGCGGATCTGCGTGCGCTGGCGGCGGAAGGATCGTTCGTGCGACTGTGTAAGGGTGCGTACAAGGAGCCGCCGGACCGCGCCTTCGCCGAAAAGACCGACGTGGACGCCAACTACGTGCACCTGACGCAGCAGTTCCTCAGCGCGGCGCACTGCGAACAGGGCGCGTACCTGGGTATCGCCACGCATGACGAGGCCATGATCCGCGCGGCGCAGGCGCACATCCGCGCGCAGAGCATCCCCTCGACCTGCTTCGAGTTCCAGATGCTGTACGGCATTCGCGCCCGGCTCCAGCAGCAGATCCGCGACGATGGCTACCGCATCCGGCTGTACGTGCCTTACGGCACGCAGTGGTACCCGTACTTTATGCGGCGGCTGGCCGAGCGTCCCGCGAACGTCTGGTTCATACTCAGCAATTTCTTCCGCCGCTGA
- the ligD gene encoding non-homologous end-joining DNA ligase: MADRVEIGAHTVALTSADRIYFPETGITKGALVDYYRRIADTMLPHLHDRPLTLHRFPDGVGENGFFQQNASDYFPEWIARVEVAKEDGQVAHVMANDAASLVYLANQGVIVFHAWLSRAGQLDTPDRLILDLDPSGTDLAVLRRAARDVGDFMREVGLVPHVMTTGSSGFHVAAPLKREHPFDVVRAFARDLADLLARRDPDHLTTEQRKRKRENRIFLDTLRNSYAHTAVAPYSVRAKEGAPVAAPLDWSELDGVTPQQYTITNLFRRLAQKPDPWRDMQAHAVALDGPRRALDALLDEDR; this comes from the coding sequence ATGGCCGATCGCGTGGAAATTGGGGCGCATACCGTCGCGCTGACCAGCGCCGACCGCATCTATTTCCCTGAGACGGGCATTACGAAGGGCGCGCTGGTCGATTATTATCGCCGCATCGCAGACACGATGCTGCCCCACCTGCACGACCGTCCCCTGACGCTGCACCGCTTCCCCGATGGCGTCGGCGAGAACGGTTTTTTCCAGCAGAACGCCTCGGACTATTTCCCTGAATGGATCGCGCGCGTTGAGGTCGCTAAAGAGGACGGTCAGGTCGCGCACGTCATGGCGAATGACGCCGCTTCGCTGGTCTATCTGGCGAACCAGGGCGTGATCGTTTTTCACGCCTGGCTCAGCCGCGCCGGCCAGCTCGACACGCCCGACCGCCTCATTCTCGATCTCGACCCGTCCGGCACGGATCTGGCAGTACTGCGTCGTGCGGCGCGCGATGTGGGCGATTTCATGCGTGAAGTGGGTCTTGTGCCCCACGTGATGACCACCGGCTCCAGCGGGTTCCACGTGGCCGCGCCGCTCAAGCGTGAGCATCCATTCGATGTCGTGCGCGCGTTTGCGCGCGATCTGGCCGATCTGCTGGCCCGCCGCGATCCCGATCACCTGACGACCGAGCAGCGCAAACGCAAGCGCGAGAACCGCATTTTCCTTGACACGCTGCGTAACTCCTACGCACACACCGCCGTCGCGCCCTATTCCGTGCGCGCGAAGGAAGGCGCGCCGGTCGCCGCGCCGCTCGACTGGTCCGAGTTGGACGGCGTGACGCCCCAACAGTACACCATCACCAACCTCTTCCGGCGGCTGGCGCAAAAGCCCGATCCCTGGCGCGATATGCAGGCGCATGCCGTTGCGCTGGACGGCCCGCGCCGGGCGCTCGACGCGCTGCTGGACGAGGATCGCTAG